Proteins co-encoded in one Saprospira grandis genomic window:
- the mrdA gene encoding penicillin-binding protein 2 yields MQDIYQTRLRILQGAIILAALALLFKCFQIQIIDTSYQQQQSYRQALTLYPSRGLLYDRNDSLLIYNLPTYDILATYETVRRANIDTALFCELLGIDTATFVKNMEKDWSDRRFSKRKPITFMSRLRADSLAILQEHLYNFPGFELHSRNSRGYPVTVGAHALGYISEVNPEQIKASEGIYKRGDYIGISGLEQAYEAQLRGTKGKKQVLKDKWGKIKGSYKEGSQDVPAISGCDLITSIDLNLQRYAEELMQNKRGAVVVIQPSTGEILAMVSAPNYNPQLLTVDQERQKAYLELVRDSSRPLFNRALQAKYPPGSIFKPVLAAIALQEGVLQPDRGMGCAGGFVMGSLRVGCHGHAPTHDVAAAIQYSCNNYFCQTYREMVNLYGYDFPAKGMQLLSEHLEAFGLGRKLGIDIGGEASGNIPTVDYFNRRYGEGRWRFSHSVSIGIGQGELEVTPLQMANMAAIIANRGYYYTPHFAKELKGDTSNTLAKFKKKHYTKVHPRHFEAVIDGMRRVILSGTGRRADIEDIAVCGKTGTVENVHGKDHSTFIAFAPMEKPEIVVAVYVENGGYGSTYGAPISSLIIEKHLRGHIESPQRQLLEKMMLEADLVSPTHIP; encoded by the coding sequence CTCTATGACCGCAATGATAGCCTACTGATCTATAATTTACCCACCTACGACATATTGGCCACCTACGAAACTGTTCGCCGAGCCAATATAGATACTGCTCTTTTCTGTGAGCTGCTAGGCATCGATACCGCTACCTTTGTCAAAAATATGGAGAAAGACTGGAGCGATCGCCGTTTTTCTAAACGCAAGCCCATTACTTTCATGAGCCGCCTGCGTGCCGATAGCCTCGCCATTTTACAAGAACACCTCTACAATTTCCCTGGCTTTGAACTACATAGCCGAAACAGCCGTGGTTATCCCGTAACCGTAGGCGCCCATGCCTTGGGCTATATTTCTGAGGTCAATCCCGAGCAAATCAAAGCCTCTGAAGGCATCTATAAAAGAGGGGATTATATTGGTATTTCTGGCCTAGAACAAGCCTATGAAGCCCAACTCAGAGGAACTAAAGGTAAAAAACAGGTCCTCAAAGATAAATGGGGAAAAATCAAGGGGAGCTATAAAGAAGGAAGCCAAGATGTTCCCGCTATTTCAGGTTGCGACCTCATTACCTCTATCGACCTGAATTTGCAGCGCTATGCCGAGGAACTCATGCAAAATAAAAGAGGGGCCGTAGTGGTCATTCAACCCTCTACAGGTGAAATCTTAGCCATGGTCAGTGCTCCCAACTACAACCCTCAGTTACTAACCGTAGACCAAGAGCGACAAAAAGCTTACCTAGAACTGGTCAGAGATTCTAGCCGCCCACTCTTTAACCGCGCCCTGCAGGCAAAATATCCTCCAGGCTCTATTTTCAAACCCGTTTTGGCCGCTATTGCCCTGCAAGAAGGGGTGTTACAACCCGATCGTGGCATGGGCTGCGCAGGTGGTTTTGTGATGGGGAGTTTAAGAGTAGGTTGTCACGGCCATGCCCCTACACATGATGTAGCTGCCGCTATTCAATACTCTTGCAACAACTATTTCTGCCAAACCTATCGAGAAATGGTCAACCTCTATGGCTATGATTTTCCAGCTAAAGGGATGCAGCTCCTCAGCGAACATCTAGAAGCCTTTGGCCTGGGTAGAAAACTGGGTATTGATATTGGTGGAGAAGCCAGCGGAAACATCCCTACCGTAGATTATTTTAACCGCCGATACGGAGAGGGCCGCTGGCGCTTTTCTCATTCTGTTTCTATTGGTATTGGGCAAGGAGAACTTGAAGTGACGCCTTTGCAAATGGCCAATATGGCCGCCATTATTGCCAACCGAGGCTATTATTACACCCCTCATTTTGCCAAAGAGCTCAAAGGCGATACAAGCAACACCCTGGCTAAGTTTAAGAAAAAACATTATACCAAGGTCCACCCAAGACATTTTGAAGCCGTTATTGATGGCATGCGCCGAGTTATTCTCTCGGGTACAGGCCGCCGCGCAGATATCGAGGATATTGCCGTTTGTGGCAAAACGGGAACGGTAGAAAATGTGCATGGCAAAGACCACTCTACCTTTATTGCTTTTGCCCCTATGGAAAAGCCCGAAATTGTGGTGGCCGTTTATGTAGAAAATGGAGGCTATGGCTCTACTTATGGAGCCCCGATTTCTTCGCTCATCATTGAAAAACACCTCAGAGGCCATATCGAAAGCCCTCAACGCCAGCTTCTAGAAAAGATGATGCTAGAAGCCGATTTGGTTTCTCCTACTCATATCCCTTAA